A genomic window from Zonotrichia leucophrys gambelii isolate GWCS_2022_RI chromosome 25, RI_Zleu_2.0, whole genome shotgun sequence includes:
- the SHC1 gene encoding SHC-transforming protein 1 isoform X6, whose protein sequence is MNKLSCGKKTRVEGGQLGGDEWTRHGSFVNKPTRGWLHPDDKVMGSGVSYHVRYMGCVEVLQSMRALDFNTRTQVTREAIGLVCEAVPGAKGAVRRRKPCSRSLNSILGKSNLKFAGMPITLTISTSSLNLMASDCKQIIANHHMQSISFASGGDPDTAEYVAYVAKDPVNQRACHILECPEGLAQDVISTIGQAFELRFKQYLKNPPKLVTPHDRMAGFDGSAWDEEEEEPAPDHQYYNDFPGKEPPIGGVVDMRLQDGAAQTPNHLGATLPVGQSGGEFDAQKQHAPAQAGREKYPAPAGTAGRTDLFDDPSYVNVQNIDKTRQAPAASTPATANGSTQRDLFDMKPFEDALRVPPSVPVGLPPAQVVASMEEQLRREPWYHGKMSRKEAEKLLKVNGDFLVRESTTTPGQYVLTGLQGGQPKHLLLVDPEGVVRTKDHRFESVSHLISYHMDNHLPIISAGSEMCLQQPVERRL, encoded by the exons ATGAACAAGCTGAGCTGTGGGAAGAAGACGCGGGTGGAAGGCGGCCAGCTGGGGGGTGATGAGTGGACCCGCCACGGCAGTTTTGTCAACAAACCCACCCGTGGCTGGCTGCACCCAGATGACAAAGTCATGGGCTCTGGGGTCTCCTACCATGTCCGG TACATGGGCTGTGTGGAAGTGCTCCAGTCCATGAGGGCTCTGGATTTCAACACCAGGACACAAGTGACTAG GGAGGCCATTGGGCTGGTGTGTGAGGCTGTGCCTGGTGCCAAGGGAGccgtgaggaggaggaag CCCTGCAGCCGCTCCCTGAACTCCATCCTGGGCAAGAGCAACCTGAAGTTTGCAGGCATGCCCATCACCCTGACCATCTCCACCAGCAGCCTCAACCTCATGGCCTCAGACTGCAAGCAG ATCATCGCCAACCACCACATGCAGTCGATTTCCTTCGCATCAGGGGGAGACCCG GACACAGCTGAATATGTTGCCTACGTTGCCAAAGACCCCGTCAATCAGAGAG CCTGCCATATCCTGGAGTGTCCTGAGGGCTTGGCCCAGGATGTGATCAGCACCATCGGGCAGGCCTTTGAGCTGCGCTTCAAGCAGTACCTGAAGAACCCTCCAAAGCTGGTGACCCCCCACGACAG GATGGCAGGGTTTGATGGCTCTGCCTGggatgaagaagaggaggaaccAGCCCCAGATCACCAGTACTACAACGACTTCCCTGGCAAGGAGCCTCCCATTGGGGGGGTCGTGGACATGCGGCTGCAGGATGGGGCAGCTCAGACCCCAAATCACTTGGGTGCCACACTG cctgttGGCCAATCCGGTGGGGAGTTTGACGCCCAGAAGCAGCACGCTCCTGCCCAAG CAGGGAGAGAGAAGtacccagctccagcaggcacagctgggcgCACAGACCTCTTTGATGACCCGTCCTACGTCAACGTACAGAACATAGACAAGACAAGACaagctccagctgccagcacccctgCCACGGCCAATGGCAGCACACAGAGGGACCTCTTTGACATGA AGCCCTTTGAAGATGCCCTGCGTGTGCCCCCCTCTGTGCCTGTGGGgctgccccctgcccaggtTGTGGCCTccatggaggagcagctgaggagggaGCCCTGGTACCACGGCAAAATGAGCCGCAAGGAGGCCGAGAAGCTGCTCAAGGTCAACGGGGACTTCCTGGTGAGGGAGAGCACCACCACCCCGGGCCAGTATGTGCTGACTGGcttgcagggtgggcagcccaAGCATCTGCTGCTCGTGGATCCCGAGGGAGTG GTGAGGACAAAAGATCATCGCTTTGAGAGCGTCAGCCACCTCATCAGCTACCACATGGACAATCACCTGCCCATCATCTCAGCCGGCAGTGAgatgtgcctgcagcagcccgTGGAGAGGAGACTGTGA
- the SHC1 gene encoding SHC-transforming protein 1 isoform X4, whose translation MEYVDMNKLSCGKKTRVEGGQLGGDEWTRHGSFVNKPTRGWLHPDDKVMGSGVSYHVRYMGCVEVLQSMRALDFNTRTQVTREAIGLVCEAVPGAKGAVRRRKPCSRSLNSILGKSNLKFAGMPITLTISTSSLNLMASDCKQIIANHHMQSISFASGGDPDTAEYVAYVAKDPVNQRACHILECPEGLAQDVISTIGQAFELRFKQYLKNPPKLVTPHDRMAGFDGSAWDEEEEEPAPDHQYYNDFPGKEPPIGGVVDMRLQDGAAQTPNHLGATLPVGQSGGEFDAQKQHAPAQAGREKYPAPAGTAGRTDLFDDPSYVNVQNIDKTRQAPAASTPATANGSTQRDLFDMKPFEDALRVPPSVPVGLPPAQVVASMEEQLRREPWYHGKMSRKEAEKLLKVNGDFLVRESTTTPGQYVLTGLQGGQPKHLLLVDPEGVVRTKDHRFESVSHLISYHMDNHLPIISAGSEMCLQQPVERRL comes from the exons GATATGAACAAGCTGAGCTGTGGGAAGAAGACGCGGGTGGAAGGCGGCCAGCTGGGGGGTGATGAGTGGACCCGCCACGGCAGTTTTGTCAACAAACCCACCCGTGGCTGGCTGCACCCAGATGACAAAGTCATGGGCTCTGGGGTCTCCTACCATGTCCGG TACATGGGCTGTGTGGAAGTGCTCCAGTCCATGAGGGCTCTGGATTTCAACACCAGGACACAAGTGACTAG GGAGGCCATTGGGCTGGTGTGTGAGGCTGTGCCTGGTGCCAAGGGAGccgtgaggaggaggaag CCCTGCAGCCGCTCCCTGAACTCCATCCTGGGCAAGAGCAACCTGAAGTTTGCAGGCATGCCCATCACCCTGACCATCTCCACCAGCAGCCTCAACCTCATGGCCTCAGACTGCAAGCAG ATCATCGCCAACCACCACATGCAGTCGATTTCCTTCGCATCAGGGGGAGACCCG GACACAGCTGAATATGTTGCCTACGTTGCCAAAGACCCCGTCAATCAGAGAG CCTGCCATATCCTGGAGTGTCCTGAGGGCTTGGCCCAGGATGTGATCAGCACCATCGGGCAGGCCTTTGAGCTGCGCTTCAAGCAGTACCTGAAGAACCCTCCAAAGCTGGTGACCCCCCACGACAG GATGGCAGGGTTTGATGGCTCTGCCTGggatgaagaagaggaggaaccAGCCCCAGATCACCAGTACTACAACGACTTCCCTGGCAAGGAGCCTCCCATTGGGGGGGTCGTGGACATGCGGCTGCAGGATGGGGCAGCTCAGACCCCAAATCACTTGGGTGCCACACTG cctgttGGCCAATCCGGTGGGGAGTTTGACGCCCAGAAGCAGCACGCTCCTGCCCAAG CAGGGAGAGAGAAGtacccagctccagcaggcacagctgggcgCACAGACCTCTTTGATGACCCGTCCTACGTCAACGTACAGAACATAGACAAGACAAGACaagctccagctgccagcacccctgCCACGGCCAATGGCAGCACACAGAGGGACCTCTTTGACATGA AGCCCTTTGAAGATGCCCTGCGTGTGCCCCCCTCTGTGCCTGTGGGgctgccccctgcccaggtTGTGGCCTccatggaggagcagctgaggagggaGCCCTGGTACCACGGCAAAATGAGCCGCAAGGAGGCCGAGAAGCTGCTCAAGGTCAACGGGGACTTCCTGGTGAGGGAGAGCACCACCACCCCGGGCCAGTATGTGCTGACTGGcttgcagggtgggcagcccaAGCATCTGCTGCTCGTGGATCCCGAGGGAGTG GTGAGGACAAAAGATCATCGCTTTGAGAGCGTCAGCCACCTCATCAGCTACCACATGGACAATCACCTGCCCATCATCTCAGCCGGCAGTGAgatgtgcctgcagcagcccgTGGAGAGGAGACTGTGA
- the SHC1 gene encoding SHC-transforming protein 1 isoform X5, with protein MEYVDMNKLSCGKKTRVEGGQLGGDEWTRHGSFVNKPTRGWLHPDDKVMGSGVSYHVRYMGCVEVLQSMRALDFNTRTQVTREAIGLVCEAVPGAKGAVRRRKPCSRSLNSILGKSNLKFAGMPITLTISTSSLNLMASDCKQIIANHHMQSISFASGGDPDTAEYVAYVAKDPVNQRACHILECPEGLAQDVISTIGQAFELRFKQYLKNPPKLVTPHDRMAGFDGSAWDEEEEEPAPDHQYYNDFPGKEPPIGGVVDMRLQDGAAQTPNHLGATLPVGQSGGEFDAQKQHAPAQGREKYPAPAGTAGRTDLFDDPSYVNVQNIDKTRQAPAASTPATANGSTQRDLFDMKPFEDALRVPPSVPVGLPPAQVVASMEEQLRREPWYHGKMSRKEAEKLLKVNGDFLVRESTTTPGQYVLTGLQGGQPKHLLLVDPEGVVRTKDHRFESVSHLISYHMDNHLPIISAGSEMCLQQPVERRL; from the exons GATATGAACAAGCTGAGCTGTGGGAAGAAGACGCGGGTGGAAGGCGGCCAGCTGGGGGGTGATGAGTGGACCCGCCACGGCAGTTTTGTCAACAAACCCACCCGTGGCTGGCTGCACCCAGATGACAAAGTCATGGGCTCTGGGGTCTCCTACCATGTCCGG TACATGGGCTGTGTGGAAGTGCTCCAGTCCATGAGGGCTCTGGATTTCAACACCAGGACACAAGTGACTAG GGAGGCCATTGGGCTGGTGTGTGAGGCTGTGCCTGGTGCCAAGGGAGccgtgaggaggaggaag CCCTGCAGCCGCTCCCTGAACTCCATCCTGGGCAAGAGCAACCTGAAGTTTGCAGGCATGCCCATCACCCTGACCATCTCCACCAGCAGCCTCAACCTCATGGCCTCAGACTGCAAGCAG ATCATCGCCAACCACCACATGCAGTCGATTTCCTTCGCATCAGGGGGAGACCCG GACACAGCTGAATATGTTGCCTACGTTGCCAAAGACCCCGTCAATCAGAGAG CCTGCCATATCCTGGAGTGTCCTGAGGGCTTGGCCCAGGATGTGATCAGCACCATCGGGCAGGCCTTTGAGCTGCGCTTCAAGCAGTACCTGAAGAACCCTCCAAAGCTGGTGACCCCCCACGACAG GATGGCAGGGTTTGATGGCTCTGCCTGggatgaagaagaggaggaaccAGCCCCAGATCACCAGTACTACAACGACTTCCCTGGCAAGGAGCCTCCCATTGGGGGGGTCGTGGACATGCGGCTGCAGGATGGGGCAGCTCAGACCCCAAATCACTTGGGTGCCACACTG cctgttGGCCAATCCGGTGGGGAGTTTGACGCCCAGAAGCAGCACGCTCCTGCCCAAG GGAGAGAGAAGtacccagctccagcaggcacagctgggcgCACAGACCTCTTTGATGACCCGTCCTACGTCAACGTACAGAACATAGACAAGACAAGACaagctccagctgccagcacccctgCCACGGCCAATGGCAGCACACAGAGGGACCTCTTTGACATGA AGCCCTTTGAAGATGCCCTGCGTGTGCCCCCCTCTGTGCCTGTGGGgctgccccctgcccaggtTGTGGCCTccatggaggagcagctgaggagggaGCCCTGGTACCACGGCAAAATGAGCCGCAAGGAGGCCGAGAAGCTGCTCAAGGTCAACGGGGACTTCCTGGTGAGGGAGAGCACCACCACCCCGGGCCAGTATGTGCTGACTGGcttgcagggtgggcagcccaAGCATCTGCTGCTCGTGGATCCCGAGGGAGTG GTGAGGACAAAAGATCATCGCTTTGAGAGCGTCAGCCACCTCATCAGCTACCACATGGACAATCACCTGCCCATCATCTCAGCCGGCAGTGAgatgtgcctgcagcagcccgTGGAGAGGAGACTGTGA
- the SHC1 gene encoding SHC-transforming protein 1 isoform X2 yields the protein MDLLQKSKYSHLRNESVSSPEEAVAGLLPSPVESLASMQSLPDSLSSSLSHAAPLVELSPDLEESPTTLCSFFPKMANLKLSNPANLLSLRGSAASSSPGEPGAPGMAALVPGGGASPGSGRPVTVCSQDMNKLSCGKKTRVEGGQLGGDEWTRHGSFVNKPTRGWLHPDDKVMGSGVSYHVRYMGCVEVLQSMRALDFNTRTQVTREAIGLVCEAVPGAKGAVRRRKPCSRSLNSILGKSNLKFAGMPITLTISTSSLNLMASDCKQIIANHHMQSISFASGGDPDTAEYVAYVAKDPVNQRACHILECPEGLAQDVISTIGQAFELRFKQYLKNPPKLVTPHDRMAGFDGSAWDEEEEEPAPDHQYYNDFPGKEPPIGGVVDMRLQDGAAQTPNHLGATLPVGQSGGEFDAQKQHAPAQGREKYPAPAGTAGRTDLFDDPSYVNVQNIDKTRQAPAASTPATANGSTQRDLFDMKPFEDALRVPPSVPVGLPPAQVVASMEEQLRREPWYHGKMSRKEAEKLLKVNGDFLVRESTTTPGQYVLTGLQGGQPKHLLLVDPEGVVRTKDHRFESVSHLISYHMDNHLPIISAGSEMCLQQPVERRL from the exons ATGGATCTCCTGCAAAAGAGCAAATACAGCCACCTGAGGAATGAATCTGTCTCCTCTCCGGAGGAGGCCGTGGCAGgcctgctgccctccccagtgGAGTCCCTTGCAAGCATGCAGTCTCTGCCTGATTCCCTGTCCTCCTCCCTCAGCCACGCTGCGCCTCTCGTGGAGCTCTCACCTGACTTGGAGGAGAGCCCTACCACCCTGTGCTCCTTCTTCCCCAAAATGGCCAACCTGAAGCTCTCCAATCCCGCCAACTTGCTCAGCTTGcggggctctgcagccagcagcagcccaggggagCCTGGTGCCCCTGGGATGGCAGCACTAGTGCCAGGGggtggtgccagccctggctcagggagACCTGTCACTGTCTGTTCCCAGGATATGAACAAGCTGAGCTGTGGGAAGAAGACGCGGGTGGAAGGCGGCCAGCTGGGGGGTGATGAGTGGACCCGCCACGGCAGTTTTGTCAACAAACCCACCCGTGGCTGGCTGCACCCAGATGACAAAGTCATGGGCTCTGGGGTCTCCTACCATGTCCGG TACATGGGCTGTGTGGAAGTGCTCCAGTCCATGAGGGCTCTGGATTTCAACACCAGGACACAAGTGACTAG GGAGGCCATTGGGCTGGTGTGTGAGGCTGTGCCTGGTGCCAAGGGAGccgtgaggaggaggaag CCCTGCAGCCGCTCCCTGAACTCCATCCTGGGCAAGAGCAACCTGAAGTTTGCAGGCATGCCCATCACCCTGACCATCTCCACCAGCAGCCTCAACCTCATGGCCTCAGACTGCAAGCAG ATCATCGCCAACCACCACATGCAGTCGATTTCCTTCGCATCAGGGGGAGACCCG GACACAGCTGAATATGTTGCCTACGTTGCCAAAGACCCCGTCAATCAGAGAG CCTGCCATATCCTGGAGTGTCCTGAGGGCTTGGCCCAGGATGTGATCAGCACCATCGGGCAGGCCTTTGAGCTGCGCTTCAAGCAGTACCTGAAGAACCCTCCAAAGCTGGTGACCCCCCACGACAG GATGGCAGGGTTTGATGGCTCTGCCTGggatgaagaagaggaggaaccAGCCCCAGATCACCAGTACTACAACGACTTCCCTGGCAAGGAGCCTCCCATTGGGGGGGTCGTGGACATGCGGCTGCAGGATGGGGCAGCTCAGACCCCAAATCACTTGGGTGCCACACTG cctgttGGCCAATCCGGTGGGGAGTTTGACGCCCAGAAGCAGCACGCTCCTGCCCAAG GGAGAGAGAAGtacccagctccagcaggcacagctgggcgCACAGACCTCTTTGATGACCCGTCCTACGTCAACGTACAGAACATAGACAAGACAAGACaagctccagctgccagcacccctgCCACGGCCAATGGCAGCACACAGAGGGACCTCTTTGACATGA AGCCCTTTGAAGATGCCCTGCGTGTGCCCCCCTCTGTGCCTGTGGGgctgccccctgcccaggtTGTGGCCTccatggaggagcagctgaggagggaGCCCTGGTACCACGGCAAAATGAGCCGCAAGGAGGCCGAGAAGCTGCTCAAGGTCAACGGGGACTTCCTGGTGAGGGAGAGCACCACCACCCCGGGCCAGTATGTGCTGACTGGcttgcagggtgggcagcccaAGCATCTGCTGCTCGTGGATCCCGAGGGAGTG GTGAGGACAAAAGATCATCGCTTTGAGAGCGTCAGCCACCTCATCAGCTACCACATGGACAATCACCTGCCCATCATCTCAGCCGGCAGTGAgatgtgcctgcagcagcccgTGGAGAGGAGACTGTGA
- the SHC1 gene encoding SHC-transforming protein 1 isoform X1: MDLLQKSKYSHLRNESVSSPEEAVAGLLPSPVESLASMQSLPDSLSSSLSHAAPLVELSPDLEESPTTLCSFFPKMANLKLSNPANLLSLRGSAASSSPGEPGAPGMAALVPGGGASPGSGRPVTVCSQDMNKLSCGKKTRVEGGQLGGDEWTRHGSFVNKPTRGWLHPDDKVMGSGVSYHVRYMGCVEVLQSMRALDFNTRTQVTREAIGLVCEAVPGAKGAVRRRKPCSRSLNSILGKSNLKFAGMPITLTISTSSLNLMASDCKQIIANHHMQSISFASGGDPDTAEYVAYVAKDPVNQRACHILECPEGLAQDVISTIGQAFELRFKQYLKNPPKLVTPHDRMAGFDGSAWDEEEEEPAPDHQYYNDFPGKEPPIGGVVDMRLQDGAAQTPNHLGATLPVGQSGGEFDAQKQHAPAQAGREKYPAPAGTAGRTDLFDDPSYVNVQNIDKTRQAPAASTPATANGSTQRDLFDMKPFEDALRVPPSVPVGLPPAQVVASMEEQLRREPWYHGKMSRKEAEKLLKVNGDFLVRESTTTPGQYVLTGLQGGQPKHLLLVDPEGVVRTKDHRFESVSHLISYHMDNHLPIISAGSEMCLQQPVERRL; encoded by the exons ATGGATCTCCTGCAAAAGAGCAAATACAGCCACCTGAGGAATGAATCTGTCTCCTCTCCGGAGGAGGCCGTGGCAGgcctgctgccctccccagtgGAGTCCCTTGCAAGCATGCAGTCTCTGCCTGATTCCCTGTCCTCCTCCCTCAGCCACGCTGCGCCTCTCGTGGAGCTCTCACCTGACTTGGAGGAGAGCCCTACCACCCTGTGCTCCTTCTTCCCCAAAATGGCCAACCTGAAGCTCTCCAATCCCGCCAACTTGCTCAGCTTGcggggctctgcagccagcagcagcccaggggagCCTGGTGCCCCTGGGATGGCAGCACTAGTGCCAGGGggtggtgccagccctggctcagggagACCTGTCACTGTCTGTTCCCAGGATATGAACAAGCTGAGCTGTGGGAAGAAGACGCGGGTGGAAGGCGGCCAGCTGGGGGGTGATGAGTGGACCCGCCACGGCAGTTTTGTCAACAAACCCACCCGTGGCTGGCTGCACCCAGATGACAAAGTCATGGGCTCTGGGGTCTCCTACCATGTCCGG TACATGGGCTGTGTGGAAGTGCTCCAGTCCATGAGGGCTCTGGATTTCAACACCAGGACACAAGTGACTAG GGAGGCCATTGGGCTGGTGTGTGAGGCTGTGCCTGGTGCCAAGGGAGccgtgaggaggaggaag CCCTGCAGCCGCTCCCTGAACTCCATCCTGGGCAAGAGCAACCTGAAGTTTGCAGGCATGCCCATCACCCTGACCATCTCCACCAGCAGCCTCAACCTCATGGCCTCAGACTGCAAGCAG ATCATCGCCAACCACCACATGCAGTCGATTTCCTTCGCATCAGGGGGAGACCCG GACACAGCTGAATATGTTGCCTACGTTGCCAAAGACCCCGTCAATCAGAGAG CCTGCCATATCCTGGAGTGTCCTGAGGGCTTGGCCCAGGATGTGATCAGCACCATCGGGCAGGCCTTTGAGCTGCGCTTCAAGCAGTACCTGAAGAACCCTCCAAAGCTGGTGACCCCCCACGACAG GATGGCAGGGTTTGATGGCTCTGCCTGggatgaagaagaggaggaaccAGCCCCAGATCACCAGTACTACAACGACTTCCCTGGCAAGGAGCCTCCCATTGGGGGGGTCGTGGACATGCGGCTGCAGGATGGGGCAGCTCAGACCCCAAATCACTTGGGTGCCACACTG cctgttGGCCAATCCGGTGGGGAGTTTGACGCCCAGAAGCAGCACGCTCCTGCCCAAG CAGGGAGAGAGAAGtacccagctccagcaggcacagctgggcgCACAGACCTCTTTGATGACCCGTCCTACGTCAACGTACAGAACATAGACAAGACAAGACaagctccagctgccagcacccctgCCACGGCCAATGGCAGCACACAGAGGGACCTCTTTGACATGA AGCCCTTTGAAGATGCCCTGCGTGTGCCCCCCTCTGTGCCTGTGGGgctgccccctgcccaggtTGTGGCCTccatggaggagcagctgaggagggaGCCCTGGTACCACGGCAAAATGAGCCGCAAGGAGGCCGAGAAGCTGCTCAAGGTCAACGGGGACTTCCTGGTGAGGGAGAGCACCACCACCCCGGGCCAGTATGTGCTGACTGGcttgcagggtgggcagcccaAGCATCTGCTGCTCGTGGATCCCGAGGGAGTG GTGAGGACAAAAGATCATCGCTTTGAGAGCGTCAGCCACCTCATCAGCTACCACATGGACAATCACCTGCCCATCATCTCAGCCGGCAGTGAgatgtgcctgcagcagcccgTGGAGAGGAGACTGTGA